In Arachis hypogaea cultivar Tifrunner chromosome 17, arahy.Tifrunner.gnm2.J5K5, whole genome shotgun sequence, a single window of DNA contains:
- the LOC112763975 gene encoding protein NETWORKED 2A-like, producing MLQRAATNAYTWWWASHVRTKQSKWLEQSLQDVEDKAAEALQIIDHTGDSFAQRAEMYYKKKPELLNFVEETLKAYRSLAQRFDHISKELQTANRQLATVFPEQVQYRMDDDDEFDVTFPASNASSQETQKSDISKAASVRKQNLRSYSMLLSRKGPSRKIAGGFEIPICGFSKAEAHAQVDKLQKEILALQTEKEFVRSLYEGSYDKYWEIEDRIVGIQKIVGDLQDEFGISTVIEDNDARTLMATTALNSCKVKLTKLQEEQLQSSEEANAAFQKVKESHERIETLKEEFLSKHSIQLDQGTETDLSSIDIEEELAALEDEPHEDAELLKENMENLEEDSDMSHTMTEIVELIDKLVNKVVFLETAVSSQNVSVKRLMSEAEKLETNIKSLEEDKEMLLDDSEKTKKLLKELEEEMKRVKLLNRNVRMQENSIQSNFTEASYNLENLSEKLKDVKPEEHYTPYKKRSGDNLAIMKDVETTKEEKEDYPTDLSNMTGEDNKKEDYATDLSNSTCEDNKSKSEENTDPLTESIPEVIEQEKDDLPQTVDSVDIKTPESVAGEEEDQPNIRQIFVSGLDDREKILLEEYTSVLKDYKLVKVKLHEMEKKNSESINELELQVSSNQSKSFTIVTLLFSKLSKYKIFLSHQTNSKLQNYLNEFKKVISMKDEEINILQQKLNSSEENPAEEALLENETQEASMQEQDEIPSSAMEESARSSSTDQPEIPSPGMEEESARSSFADQPQDAENKEDLSTSMSPTTESILQQIVAANHIEDHHSPLSAMEKKFRSYIDDLMEENLEFWLRFSTAVHQIQRFQTCIQDLKLEVRNIKFKKRTEGELPNSNIQSEIKPIYRHLREIRTELSLWLEHNAVLQEELQTRHPTLISLQDEIARAANPVSTTERAQLSEYQAAKFQGEVLHMKQESNRILSELQGGLSFVKGLKVEVEKSLEEMGQELGVNKPGQVPGHVHMKQNQPSSRTRIPLRSFLFGVKLKKHGQSSSSSRVNAAMQKPNLDPSTTHDATL from the exons ATGTTGCAAAGGGCAGCAACAAATGCATATACATGGTGGTGGGCCAGCCACGTGAGGACAAAACAATCCAAATGGCTGGAACAAAGCCTCCAAG ATGTGGAGGACAAGGCTGCAGAGGCCCTCCAGATCATTGATCATACCGGGGACTCGTTTGCGCAAAGGGCGGAAATGTACTACAAGAAGAAGCCAGAATTGTTAAATTTTGTGGAAGAAACCTTAAAAGCATATAGATCATTGGCACAGAGGTTTGATCATATTTCAAAGGAGCTCCAAACAGCGAACCGCCAACTTGCCACCGTGTTTCCAGAACAAGTCCAGTATAgaatggatgatgatgatgaatttgatgtAACTTTTCCTGCAAGCAATGCATCTTCGCAGGAAACACAAAAATCAGACATTTCTAAGGCTGCAAGTGTGAGAAAGCAGAACTTGAGGAGCtattccatgttgctgtctagaAAGGGACCATCTAGGAAGATTGCTGGCGGCTTTGAAATACCAATTTGTGGTTTCAGTAAGGCGGAGGCGCATGCTCAAGTTGACAAGCTTCAAAAGGAAATTTTAGCTCTTCAGACTGAGAAAGAGTTTGTGAGGAGTTTGTATGAAGGTTCCTATGATAAGTACTGGGAAATTGAAGACCGGATCGTAGGAATACAGAAAATTGTTGGTGACTTGCAAGATGAGTTTGGAATTTCTACTGTCATAGAAGATAATGATGCGCGAACTTTGATGGCAACCACGGCTCTGAATTCATGCAAAGTGAAATTGACTAAATTGCAAGAAGAACAATTGCAATCTTCTGAAGAAGCTAATGCAGCATTCCAAAAGGTTAAGGAATCTCATGAAAGGATTGAAACACTTAAGGAAGAATTTCTTTCTAAACATTCAATTCAACTAGACCAAGGCACCGAAACAGATCTGAGTAGCATAGACATAGAGGAAGAGTTGGCTGCCTTAGAAGATGAGCCACATGAGGACGCAGAGCTTCtgaaagaaaacatggaaaatcttGAAGAAGATTCAGATATGTCCCACACTATGACAGAAATCGTAGAGTTGATTGATAAGCTTGTTAATAAGGTTGTTTTCTTGGAAACCGCAGTCTCTTCTCAGAATGTCTCGGTAAAAAGGCTAATGTCAGAAGCAGAAAAACTTGAGACAAATATAAAAAGCTTGGAAGAGGACAAGGAAATGCTGTTAGATGATTCAGAAAAAACCAAGAAGCTGCTGAAGGAATTGGAGGAGGAAATGAAGAGAGTTAAGCTTCTTAACAGGAATGTCAGAATGCAAGAAAATAGTATCCAATCAAACTTCACTGAAGCTAGCTATAATCTTGAGAATCTTTCAGAAAAATTGAAGGATGTGAAGCCAGAGGAACACTATACACCTTACAAGAAGAGAAGTGGTGATAACTTAGCTATCATGAAAGATGTTGAGACAAcaaaggaagaaaaggaagattATCCCACAGATCTAAGCAATATGACAGGGGAAGATAACAAAAAGGAAGATTATGCCACAGACCTAAGCAATTCGACATGTGAAGATAACAAGTCCAAGTCAGAAGAAAATACTGATCCTCTGACTGAAAGCATTCCTGAAGTAATAGAGCAGGAAAAGGATGATTTGCCTCAGACAGTTGATAGTGTGGATATCAAGACGCCGGAATCGGTTGCTGGTGAGGAAGAAGATCAGCCTAACATCAGGCAGATATTTGTCAGTGGACTGGATGACAGAGAAAAGATTCTGTTGGAGGAATACACATCAGTTCTAAAGGACTACAAGCTTGTCAAGGTCAAGCTCCATGAGATGGAGAAGAAAAATTCTGAGAGCATTAACGAGCTGGAACTTCAGGTAAGCAGTAATCAATCTAAAAGTTTCACCATAGTAACTCTTTTATTCAGTAAACTATCAAAGTATAAGATATTCCTTAGTCATCAAACTAACTCTAAGCTTCAAAATTAT TTGAATGAGTTCAAGAAGGTCATTTCCATGAAGGATGAAGAGATAAACATTTTACAGCAGAAGCTGAATAGTTCAGAAGAAAATCCTGCTGAAGAAGCACTTCTAGAAAACGAGACTCAGGAAGCCAGCATGCAGGAACAAGATGAAATTCCATCTTCAGCTATGGAGGAAAGTGCTAGAAGCTCTTCCACAGATCAACCTGAAATTCCATCTCCAGGAATGGAGGAGGAAAGTGCTAGAAGCTCTTTTGCAGATCAACCCCAAGACGCCGAAAACAAAGAAGATTTGTCAACTAGCATGTCTCCAACAACAGAATCCATATTACAACAGATTGTGGCAGCAAACCACATTGAAGATCACCATAGTCCTCTTTCAGCCATGGAAAAGAAATTCCGTTCCTACATCGATGATTTAATGGAGGAGAACCTAGAGTTCTGGTTGAGATTCAGCACAGCAGTTCACCAGATTCAGAGGTTCCAAACTTGCATACAAGATCTAAAACTTGAAGTAAGGAACATAAAGTTTAAGAAAAGGACTGAAGGGGAGTTACCAAATTCCAATATCCAATCCGAAATAAAGCCAATATATAGACACCTAAGGGAGATAAGAACTGAATTGTCATTGTGGCTTGAACACAATGCAGTGCTGCAGGAGGAGTTGCAAACCAGGCATCCAACACTGATAAGCTTACAAGACGAAATTGCTAGAGCGGCCAACCCGGTTTCCACAACAGAAAGAGCACAACTTAGTGAGTACCAGGCTGCAAAGTTTCAAGGTGAGGTTCTCCACATGAAGCAAGAGAGCAACAGGATTTTGAGTGAGCTTCAAGGAGGACTCAGTTTTGTTAAGGGGCTGAAAGTTGAAGTGGAGAAGTCTCTAGAAGAAATGGGCCAAGAACTTGGGGTGAACAAGCCTGGCCAAGTTCCTGGACATGTTCACATGAAGCAGAATCAACCAAGTAGCCGTACTAGAATACCATTAAGGTCATTTTTGTTTGGAGTGAAGTTGAAGAAGCATGGCCAATCTTCCTCCTCCTCACGTGTAAATGCAGCAATGCAGAAACCAAATCTTGATCCATCAACTACTCATGATGCCACATTGTAG
- the LOC112763976 gene encoding uncharacterized protein, with product MPAYQGDELVRDIQVLHRVFWSYYPCIRAFRHCKPIVQVDGTHLYGKYKGCLLVVVSQDGNNNIVPIAFAIVEGETSDAWHFFLSNLRQHVVTRDGVGLISDRHESINAAVERSNGAWSPPRAFHMFCIRHIELNFLRKFKAPYLQKLDIRGRYGNTKCVTSDYGNGGEAYTNWLDRIPREQYALAFDGGYRWGHMTTNLVECINSMLKGARNLPVTALVKATFYRLNELFTRKRAEAEARINAGHVFSDVVTSKLHANQLASGNIQVSCFDRQNEVFEVREMPSGLEFAVDLRGLRCDCGEFQVDRIPCRHVFACCANQRLDWKLYVNDVYKMEQVRRVYRARFRPLGNPTTWPAYNGPRFVPNPFLRRVSKGRPRMTRFLNEMDTRMLRRPRRCTLCGAEGHSRSRCRQSASTHAGGDAQ from the exons atgcctgcatatcaaggcGATGAGTTGGTGCGTGATATTCAAGTACTGCATCGAGTAttttggagttattacccctgtattagggcattcagacattgtaagccAATTGTCCAGGTGGATGGGACTCACTTGTACGGAAAGTATAAGGGTTGTCTACTAGTGGTAGTTTCACAGGATGGCAATAACAATATCGTCCCAATTGCGTTTGCTattgtggagggagagacttctgatgcatggCACTTCTTCCTTAGTAACCTTCGTCAACATGTTGTTACTCGGGATGGTGTGGGTCTAATATCTGACCGACATGAATCCATCAATGCAGCTGTGGAGCGCAGTAACGGAGCTTGGTCACCTCCTAGAGCTTTTCATATGTTCtgcatcaggcatatagagtTGAATTTTCTGCGAAAATTCAAGGCACCGTACCTCCAAAAATTG GATATTCGAGGACGGTACGGGAATACGAAGTGCGTTACCAGCGATTACGGGAACGGGGGGGAAGCGTACACAAACTGGTTAGACCGAATTCCTCGCGAACAGTACGCATTGGCATTTGATGGTGGATACCGATGGGGTCACATGACAACGAATCTAGTGGAATGCATCAATTCAATGttgaagggtgcacgcaatctTCCCGTTACTGCTCTTGTCAAGGCAACATTCTACAGGCTAAACGAGCTGTTCACCAGAAAAAGAGCGGAGGCAGAAGCGCGGATTAATGCTGGCCATGTGTTCTCCGATGTCGTGACCTCGAAATTGCATGCAAACCAACTTGCATCAGGAAACATTCAGGTCAGTTGCTTTGACCGGCAGAATGAGGTCTTTGAGGTACGTGAGATGCCAAGCGGACTGGAGTTTGCAGTCGATCTACGTGGCCTTCGATGTGACTGTGGTGAGTTCCAGGTGGACCGGATCCCCTGCAGACATGTGTTCGCATGTTGCGCCAACCAGCGACTGGATTGGAAACTGTATGTGAATGATGTGTATAAGATGGAGCAAGTTCGGCGGGTGTACCGAGCAAGATTTAGGCCACTAGGTAACCCGACTACTTGGCCTGCGTACAACGGTCCTCGCTTCGTACCGAATCCGTTTCTGAGACGCGTCTCGAAAGGTCGCCCCAGGATGACGcgcttcttgaatgagatgg
- the LOC112764810 gene encoding argininosuccinate lyase, chloroplastic, whose product MHSSKALFSPSSSSTFLFSFSSTPQPLSRAFSHAPKPQQLRMEPLRAASQSNKEAKLWGGRFEESVTEAVESFTESISFDKLLSKYDIMGSKAHAQMLAQQSLISVKERDEIVKGLEDIERRIASGEFQWRTDREDVHMNIEAALIEMIGEPAKKLHTARSRNDQVLTDFRLWCRDAIDGIMGSMKRLQVSLITLALKNEGLIVPGYTHLQRAQPVLLQHLLLAYVEQIDRDIGRLVDCRARMNFCPLGACALAGTGLPIDRFMTSETLGFTAPLRNSIDAVSDRDFVMEFLSANAITAVHLSRLGEEWVLWASEEFGFITPSDSVSTGSSIMPQKKNPDPMELVRGKSARVIGDLVTLLTLCKGLPHAYNRDLQEDKEPVFDSVKTILGMLEVSAEFALNITFNRDRIQKALPAGHLDATTLADYLVNKGVPFRTSHDIVGRAVALCTSKNCQLLDLSLDELRSINPVFDEHVYEYLGVENAINKFSSYGSTGSACVASQLDYWTKKLEIK is encoded by the exons ATGCATTCCTCAAAAGCATTATTCTCACCATCCTCCTCCTCaaccttcctcttctccttctcctccacgCCCCAACCACTGTCACGCGCCTTCTCTCACGCGCCGAAACCACAGCAGCTCAGAATGGAGCCTCTCCGCGCGGCGTCTCAGAGCAACAAAGAGGCCAAGCTGTGGGGTGGACGCTTCGAAGAGAGCGTCACGGAGGCCGTTGAGAGCTTCACTGAGTCGATCTCCTTCGACAAGCTTCTCTCTAAGTACGACATTATGGGAAGCAAAGCTCACGCTCAAATGCTCGCTCAACAG AGTTTGATTAGCGTGAAAGAAAGGGATGAGATTGTCAAAGGTCTTGAAGACATTGAGAGGCGCATTGCTAGTGGGGAGTTTCAGTGGAGGACGGACAGAGAGGACGTGCACATGAACATTGAGGCAGCGTTGATCGAGATGATTGGCGAGCCTGCGAAGAAGCTACACACTGCTCGGAGCAGGAACGATCAGGTCTTGACTGACTTCAGGCTGTGGTGTCGCGATGCCATTGATGGGATCATGGGGAGCATGAAGCGGCTTCAGGTGTCTCTGATTACCTTGGCTTTGAAGAATGAGGGCCTCATTGTCCCTGGCTACACACATTTGCAGCGTGCGCAGCCTGTTTTGCTGCAGCATCTTCTGCTGGCATATGTTGAACAG ATTGACCGCGATATTGGTCGTCTTGTGGATTGTAGAGCTAGGATGAATTTCTGCCCCTTAGGTGCCTGTGCATTAGCTGGCACGGGGCTCCCGATTGATCGCTTCATGACTTCAGAGACCTTAGGATTTACTGCTCCCCTGAGGAATAG TATTGATGCAGTTTCTGACCGAGATTTTGTGATGGAGTTCCTTTCTGCTAATGCCATCACAGCGGTGCATCTTTCTCGGCTTGGTGAAGAATGGGTGTTGTGGGCTTCTGAGGAGTTTGGATTTATCACTCCAAGTGACTCTGTCTCTACAGGGAGTAGTATAATGCCTCAGAAAAAGAATCCAGACCCAATGGAGCTAGTCCGTGGAAAGTCTGCTAGGGTCATAGGAGATTTGGTTACTTTGCTTACATTGTGCAAAGGGCTCCCTCATGCATACAATCGTGATTTGCAG GAAGACAAAGAACCAGTATTTGACAGTGTTAAAACTATTTTGGGGATGCTTGAGGTGTCAGCGGAGTTTGCACTGAACATCACCTTCAATCGGGACAGAATACAAAAGGCTTTACCTGCTGGTCATCTTGATGCAACAACACTTGCCGATTACCTTGTTAACAAG GGAGTGCCATTTAGGACCTCTCATGATATTGTTGGAAGAGCCGTTGCCTTGTGTACATCAAAGAACTGCCAACTGTTGGACCTGAGTCTAGATGAGCTGAGAAGTATCAATCCAGTCTTTGATGAGCACGTTTATGAATATCTTGGAGTGGAAAACGCAATCAACAAGTTCAGCTCCTATGGTTCCACTGGGTCAGCTTGCGTTGCCAGCCAACTTGATTACTGGACCAAAAAGCTTGAAATCAAATGA